A stretch of DNA from Saccharomycodes ludwigii strain NBRC 1722 chromosome I, whole genome shotgun sequence:
AGACATTGGTCcgtattttatttccaattCCTCTAGTTTTTTAATCTCATCTTGGTTTAATTCCGATCGTGGTCTATTGATAAGATCACTGTTATAAAAGCTGTAACATAATATTGTGTTAtgaaataaacaaataaaaaaaaaacaaaaaaaaaaagataggATATCTAGACAGGCAAATGACTGTGATATTCTAACttagttttatttcatcaatattataataaagggaaaaaaaaaaaaaaaaaaaaaaaaaaaaaattaaatgaacAAATGTtagtaaaattaaattttaatttcattgtAATAAAACAGTAGAGAAGCATGAACagtttctctttctttttacttcttcttctttttttttttaatgtttgaaaatattataaaacatACGACATGGTTGATACTAACAACTAggttattatattattatattatagtCTATTACACacaatcaaaaaatatttgtttgcttacacttttttattcaaaatttaCTTTATGTTGTTATCGAAAAACATAcatgttaatttttttatgctAAAAGAGtaatttttacaatttattatttttaaaaaaaaaaaaaaaaaaaaaaataaaaataaaaaaaaaaaagaaaaggaagtatccgaaaaaatatattgttCCGTAAATATCTCGGGAAATGCGTAGCCCTGTGTAgacgtttttttttcttttttttttttttattttattatagaaTATCAGGACCATGTTTACAGTTATATTTGTAATTCATGGCAAAACACaaattaatattgaaaagGATGACCCCATAAGCATGTTAAAATAAGAATACTTTgaaactaataataatacttttcaggaaaatattatcaaataCCATTCATACCCCAGATCTATAAATGTTTTGTCTTTGGTGCCTCATTTGAATGGTTTCTTGTCTTTCTAAAATGTATAGAGCTTTATCTAACGCTATTTGAGATAAGCCTCTTTTCTCAACAAATTCCCTTCTTAATGTTTGGTAAGCAGTTGACCAACCAATGGGCAATCTTCTCTTTAATTCACTTTCAATTTGTTGAACATCCTTCAATAATTGGTtaccaccattattattgccgCCCATATCATTCGTTAATGGGTCCTGACTCAATGCATCCATTGTAGATGCTTGGAATAATCTAATCGCCTCATTTACATGACGTTCATTAGCCACTGGTGATAATTCTAATTTAGCTAATGATTCCGTTATACGAATAATAGCCTCCAATTGACGAATCGTAATCGGGATAGTTGATCTCTCGGTGGATTCCAATTCGTTGattaataattgttttctTATGTTGACAAAATGGCTAGATAATTTTTCGGCAGCTTGCGGACTTAGCCTTGGTGCACATTTGGATCTACAATAGGTTATATATCTTTTCAAAGTCTCAATCGGAATTTCGCTTCTACTGTTATTATCGCCATTAGCTTCAGTGTCGCCTGTTTTCCCTGTGTGTATATTCATAACATGATTAGCAATTGAAATATCTCTAGCTTCATTATGTTCATCTTTGACGATAAAAATCATATCAAACCTAGATAGAATTGTTGTTTGAAAATCAATGTTTTCACCAGGTGATTTCATTTCGTCATACCTACCATAAATAGGATTAGCAGCTGCCAAAACACTAGTTCTAGAATTCAAAACAGTGGTGATACCGGCTTTGGCAATAGAAATAGTTTGTTGTTCCATAGCTTCATGAATAGCAACACGATCCTCATCTCGcattttatcaaattcaTCAATACAGACTACGCCGCCGTCAGCTAAAACCATTGCACCACCTTCCAAATAAAATTCTCTAGTAGTGGGGTCTCTTTGAACACTTGCGGTTAACCCCGCTGCTGAAGAACCTTTTCCGGAAGTATAAACTGCAATTGGTGAGACTTTTTCCACgaattttaaaagttgaGATTTAGCAGTACCTGGATCacctaataataaaacattaatGTCGCCTCTCAACCTCATATTATCtggtaatattttcttgGAACCACCAATTAGTAAACAAACTATACTTTTCTTAATATCTTCGTTTCCATAAATTGATGGAGCAATTGACTTGCTTATCAATTGGTATAAATCTGGTCTTCTACTTAATTGCAAAAAAgtttcctcttcttcctcaCTAAAGTGAGAAATCGAATTAATTGGATTTTCATTTGATGTTTCCATTCCCAGCACTTTAATATATGGATTTCTGATAGCCACAGCGGATGAGCCGCCACCACTACTGCCACCATTGCTGCTATTATACCCACCTATACTCTTGGACTGGTAAATTGCATAAATACCGGTAATTATGACTCTTGTACCTGGAACCAACTTGTTAGTTAGATACCTGTCACAGGTCATCAATATGGTACGAGGCATTTCACCGACTGGAACAGATTCAGGCAACTCCtgtaattttaaaaactgtTGATCGATAAACGTGGATTTTTCATGAATAATAGTATACGGATCGGCACCACATGACTCTATAGGTGTCCCCGTAGTTTCAGTTGAATGATCTGCCTGGCATGACTTGGGCAAGCTAGTCACCGAATTTCCACTTAgtgtattaaaattatttaaattaatattcATCGTATGTCTGCATGTACGGCACATAATTGTTAATTTTGAAGCACGAGACGCTAAAAGAGAAGATGATACGATAATACCGCTTATTCTGACTATTTTAGAAACATTTTCACTGGTCAACTGTCTTAATAGAATATTTGCATTGTTATTGGTAGATTCTAAGATCAATTGACAGTTTGGAATTTTTGTAGTGGTAtcagatttatttattaactGAATGATTCTAGAAGCCACCTCAGTAGTAGCAATTTCAAATAAGGGAATGATATCAGTAGGAtcttcatttaattttttaaataagtCTTCGTTATAGCCAATCAAATGATCCAATGtgattttcaaaaaaaagtttttcacCAATAAATTGTTTCTTAATTGGTCTCTATATATGAACAAAGAATCTAATCTGAACTCTAGGataaaacttttgaaagctttaattattgttgtattgttattttcattgttattgtctTCACCTTGGAGAACGGGGGCTGAATAGATATCGTTTCTATCAAATGACATTTtatttcgtttttttttttttttttttttttttcttttgattgGCATTAATAGAAGATAGCTACAAGAACAAAGCTAATTGTATgaatcaaaaaagaaaaaagaaaaaagaaaaaaaaaaaaatgaaagaaagcgtatttttttttctttttttgtttggaTTGCCGTTCttgttatttttcctttttctttttctttttctttctttgtcCTAGATtatatttcctttttaggAGAGCACTACAATATCCAAATATTCTAGATAAGTGCGCATTTTtctgtatatatattcacGTGTTTTCTTTGCTGCTTTCGGAAAAGCAGAggtaaataaaatataagaTATTCCGAAGTGGTGGCAAGTATCAATAAATACCGAGGATCGGCTTACAGGTTAAAATATCTAGTTTTAAGATAATTACGGGACGCGGCacaaatatctttttctgtcaatatttgataataataaaatttgggACAATAAGAGTCAGCTTCTCTAAAAATTTGTTGCTTGTTTTTCCAatctattaa
This window harbors:
- the MCM5 gene encoding MCM DNA helicase complex subunit MCM5 (similar to Saccharomyces cerevisiae YLR274W | MCM5 | MiniChromosome Maintenance) is translated as MSFDRNDIYSAPVLQGEDNNNENNNTTIIKAFKSFILEFRLDSLFIYRDQLRNNLLVKNFFLKITLDHLIGYNEDLFKKLNEDPTDIIPLFEIATTEVASRIIQLINKSDTTTKIPNCQLILESTNNNANILLRQLTSENVSKIVRISGIIVSSSLLASRASKLTIMCRTCRHTMNINLNNFNTLSGNSVTSLPKSCQADHSTETTGTPIESCGADPYTIIHEKSTFIDQQFLKLQELPESVPVGEMPRTILMTCDRYLTNKLVPGTRVIITGIYAIYQSKSIGGYNSSNGGSSGGGSSAVAIRNPYIKVLGMETSNENPINSISHFSEEEEETFLQLSRRPDLYQLISKSIAPSIYGNEDIKKSIVCLLIGGSKKILPDNMRLRGDINVLLLGDPGTAKSQLLKFVEKVSPIAVYTSGKGSSAAGLTASVQRDPTTREFYLEGGAMVLADGGVVCIDEFDKMRDEDRVAIHEAMEQQTISIAKAGITTVLNSRTSVLAAANPIYGRYDEMKSPGENIDFQTTILSRFDMIFIVKDEHNEARDISIANHVMNIHTGKTGDTEANGDNNSRSEIPIETLKRYITYCRSKCAPRLSPQAAEKLSSHFVNIRKQLLINELESTERSTIPITIRQLEAIIRITESLAKLELSPVANERHVNEAIRLFQASTMDALSQDPLTNDMGGNNNGGNQLLKDVQQIESELKRRLPIGWSTAYQTLRREFVEKRGLSQIALDKALYILERQETIQMRHQRQNIYRSGV